DNA from Carboxydocella sporoproducens DSM 16521:
CCCGGGGGGCAAAATAGGCGGCATACATCAAGTATTCATACATGGGCAGAACAGCCATTTGTGGTCACTCCCTTAGAGCTCCTGTTTGGGCATAAAATTTTCATTTACCATTAAAATAAAATTTTTGAAATCATCAAGATGCTTTTTCATTATCGCAAATACAATTTTTTTGTCTATTTTTAAATACTCATGAGAAAGAATATTACGAAATCCTACCATCTTTTGAAATATATCTTTTTGCTGTTTACTAATAAGTTTTTCACGGTACAAAATATCAAAAGCGTCCGCCATTTTTTGCGGGCGACCCATATTGTTATCAACAACTATGTGCGTAGCCATGTCCACAATCATATTGATGGCAATAAACAAGTTGTACTCAACCACATCCTGAGCAATTTCATCGGCTAAAAATTCTTCATCTGTTAGATATCGGTATCTATTAATTTTTTCAATTGATAAATTAAGTTGCTCCAGCCGTTTCGCTAGTACTTCCCGTCTCACCATTTCCTTTCACCTCCTGGCGTATTCTCTCTATCATGCGTTTGTAGGTCAATTCCAGATAAGGCCGTATATCCTCATATTCGAACAAGGCTCTGACCAGGAAATTACTGGCCAGGATATCGTCCTTGCTGAACAACAATACTCCATCCAGATAGACCTGATATTTGAGTAAAGGAGTGGCCTCATTCAGGATAGCCAAATCCACTGTACGACCGCAAATCTCCTCCAGGTCCCTTTTCCAGTCCAAATATTCCAGTATATCGTAATCCCGATCTTTTAGATATACAGCAATATCCACATCACTGTCCTCCCGCGCATCCCCGCGGGCCCAGGAGCCAAAAAGAAAGGCAAATAGAATATTTGGTTTTGCTGCCAGGTAGCGGCCGAGTTTTTCCCTTTCCATTCCTTTCACCTTCATACTCTTCATTTTCTTAATAATATTATATTAAAGAAGCAAAAACAAATAAATGTGAGCATATGAATATTATGTCGACTTTTTCTTTCAATTCTAACTTCTGTAAAAAGCATTGACCTGGCTACTATTGTCTGTAATAATAAAATTGTCAAAAAATTAACAGAGAGGAGTGGTGTTATGCATAACAAAAAAGCGGCTCTAATCGGACTCTTCCTTGTTCTCTCATCCTTGCTGGCCTTCAGCGGAGCTTCAGGCAGTACCAAGTTTTCCTCAACAACCGGCAAGACATGCGCTGACTGCCATGATCTCAGTAAGTTGCCCGCCCTGAATGCTTTCGGCCAAAAATTTAAAGCCAACGGGTACAAAATTGTTAGCCAGCCAACGAACGTGAAAACCGGAACAACCTCGCAAACCAAATCAACTACTTCAAATCAACCTAAAACAACTGTAGCAGCTTATAAAGAAAAAGATTTCGCTGCCAGCGCAAATCAAATCCTGAAAGTAAAAGTGAAAGTAAACAGCCCAAATTCATCTCTTACCCGGGGTGAAGCTTATCTCTACCTGGCAAATGCTCTGGGCTGGACCCAGGAAGCGCAAAAACTGGGCAAAGAAGCTGATAACTTATTAAAAAAGTATAAGGATAGAGGAAAAGTACCAGCAAAAATGAAATACACAGTTGCCCTTTTTGTCAAAAAGGGGCTGGTACAGGGCAACACCCTCAATCTCCAGTCAATCATGAAAAAGAATGAGGCTGAAAATCTTTTACAGCAAATTGCCAAATTAAGAACAGTTGCAGTAAAGCCTCAACCTCCTAAACCGGTTCCGCTGGCTGCCCGGCAATACGTCGGTTCCAAACGCTGTGGTCAGTGTCATACCGCTTATTATCAAGGCTGGCAGGAAACCTACCATAGCAAAATGATTCAACCCAAAGAACAAGGTATCCTGCGCGACGCTGTTTTAAGCTGGACTTATGACGACGCTGGCAACCAGGGTCCGACTATCGGGAATGCCACTAAAACCCCCTTCACTTTTGATGATGTGGTCATGGTCATTGGCTCCCGCTGGAAACAGCGCTATCTGGTTAAAAACCCGCAAACCGGCGGTTACCAGCTGATGAATAAACAATTTAACGCCGTTACCAGGAAATGGGAAAATTATGGAAATGCAAATGACTGGGACACTCAATGTATCACCTGCCATTCCACCGGTTATAAAATCTTAAGCTATGATGAGGCTAATCCCAGCGCTACCAAAGTAGCCTGGGCTGAACTGAATGTTGGCTGTGAAGCCTGCCATGGACCTGGTTCCGCCCACGTCGTAACCGCAAATAAAGCTG
Protein-coding regions in this window:
- the hepT gene encoding type VII toxin-antitoxin system HepT family RNase toxin, which gives rise to MVRREVLAKRLEQLNLSIEKINRYRYLTDEEFLADEIAQDVVEYNLFIAINMIVDMATHIVVDNNMGRPQKMADAFDILYREKLISKQQKDIFQKMVGFRNILSHEYLKIDKKIVFAIMKKHLDDFKNFILMVNENFMPKQEL
- the mntA gene encoding type VII toxin-antitoxin system MntA family adenylyltransferase antitoxin, which produces MEREKLGRYLAAKPNILFAFLFGSWARGDAREDSDVDIAVYLKDRDYDILEYLDWKRDLEEICGRTVDLAILNEATPLLKYQVYLDGVLLFSKDDILASNFLVRALFEYEDIRPYLELTYKRMIERIRQEVKGNGETGSTSETAGAT
- a CDS encoding cytochrome c3 family protein; the protein is MHNKKAALIGLFLVLSSLLAFSGASGSTKFSSTTGKTCADCHDLSKLPALNAFGQKFKANGYKIVSQPTNVKTGTTSQTKSTTSNQPKTTVAAYKEKDFAASANQILKVKVKVNSPNSSLTRGEAYLYLANALGWTQEAQKLGKEADNLLKKYKDRGKVPAKMKYTVALFVKKGLVQGNTLNLQSIMKKNEAENLLQQIAKLRTVAVKPQPPKPVPLAARQYVGSKRCGQCHTAYYQGWQETYHSKMIQPKEQGILRDAVLSWTYDDAGNQGPTIGNATKTPFTFDDVVMVIGSRWKQRYLVKNPQTGGYQLMNKQFNAVTRKWENYGNANDWDTQCITCHSTGYKILSYDEANPSATKVAWAELNVGCEACHGPGSAHVVTANKADIFNPAKASKQEQARICGYCHIRLENDKYKSRQGKPREDFPAPTLNTSWKPWDDWTKWYPEEVIIPGVQPEDPASAPYTGDLQNLFIVDDKSVTAGVYEENKHHQQYQGFIQSKHYQTTMMNITCTTCHNPHKRDKVAGSLRAKPEDLCAKCHTGAPSDLWKKIMPGTGKTAENLYVRTHTFKKGQDRLDKGMSVYGLPEPIYFFGKR